The Arachis hypogaea cultivar Tifrunner chromosome 16, arahy.Tifrunner.gnm2.J5K5, whole genome shotgun sequence genome contains a region encoding:
- the LOC112754503 gene encoding lysine histidine transporter-like 2, translated as MAFDKEESVEGSTSPSLSSKQKSLEEWLPITASREAKWWYSAFHNLTAMVGAGVLSLPYAMSHMGWGPGITVMILSWIITLYTLWQMVEMHEMTPGGRRNDRYHELGQEAFGEKLGLWIVIPQQLLVEVGTCIVYMVTGGKSLKKVHETFCPECTPIRTSYWIMIFASVNFVLVQLPNFNSISAISLGAAVMSLTYSFIAWGASIKKGITPDVSYDLKMKSTSDGVFHFLSALGDVAFAYAGHNVVLEIQATMPSSAEKPSKIAMWKGCVWAYIGVAICYFPVAFVGYYMFGNAVEDNILITLEHPAWLVAIANLFVVIHVVGGYQVFAMPVFDMMETFLVTRLNFSPSSTLRVITRTLYVGITMLIAISIPFFGSLLGFLGGFAFAPTSYFLPCIIWLKLKKPKKYGLSWTINWICIVIGILIMTLSPIGALRNIIISAKSYKFFS; from the exons ATGGCTTTTGATAAAGAAGAAAGTGTTGAAGGTTCAACATCACCTTCATTGTCATCAAAGCAAAAGAGCCTTGAAGAATGGCTTCCGATAACCGCTTCAAGAGAGGCAAAATGGTGGTACTCTGCTTTTCACAACCTGACGGCTATGGTGGGCGCCGGTGTTCTAAGTCTTCCTTATGCAATGTCACACATGGGATGGGGTCCTGGAATCACTGTGATGATCCTGTCATGGATAATCACGCTGTACACGCTATGGCAAATGGTTGAGATGCACGAGATGACACCGGGAGGGAGGAGAAATGACAGGTACCATGAGTTGGGGCAAGAAGCATTCGGTGAAAAGCTTGGTTTGTGGATTGTGATTCCGCAACAACTGCTGGTTGAAGTTGGTACTTGTATTGTGTACATGGTTACTGGAGGCAAGTCTTTGAAAAAGGTTCATGAAACCTTTTGTCCTGAATGCACGCCAATCAGGACCAGTTATTGGATCATGATCTTTGCTTCTGTCAACTTCGTGCTTGTGCAGCTCCCCAATTTCAACTCTATTTCTGCCATCTCTCTGGGTGCAGCAGTGATGTCTCTGACTTACTCGTTCATCGCTTGGGGTGCATCCATCAAGAAAGGAATTACACCAGACGTATCTTATGACTTGAAAATGAAAAGCACGAGTGATGGTGTGTTCCATTTCTTGTCTGCATTGGGAGATGTGGCATTTGCATATGCGGGGCATAACGTAGTGTTAGAGATTCAAGCAACAATGCCTTCATCAGCGGAGAAACCTTCCAAGATAGCAATGTGGAAAGGGTGTGTCTGGGCATACATTGGAGTTGCAATATGCTACTTCCCTGTTGCTTTTGTTGGCTACTACATGTTTGGAAATGCCGTGGAGGATAACATCCTTATCACACTCGAACATCCTGCTTGGCTTGTTGCCATAGCTAATCTCTTTGTTGTCATCCATGTCGTCGGAGGCTATCAg GTGTTTGCAATGCCAGTCTTTGACATGATGGAAACCTTTTTGGTGACACGATTGAATTTCTCACCTTCTTCTACCTTACGTGTCATAACTCGCACTCTATATGTTg GAATCACAATGTTAATAGCAATCAGCATCCCATTTTTTGGTTCTCTTCTTGGATTCCTTGGTGGATTTGCCTTTGCTCCGACCTCGTACTTT CTTCCATGCATCATATGGCTTAAGctcaaaaaacctaaaaaatatgGTTTGTCTTGGACAATTAACTGG ATTTGCATTGTTATTGGAATATTAATAATGACACTATCACCTATTGGTGCTTTGAGGAATATCATTATCTCAGCCAAAAGCTACAAATTTTTCTCATGA